The genomic region TTGGAGGTAAAAAACTCCAATTTCCTGTGGGTTTAAATCTCTAAAAAGTACTAATTCTCTCTTTCCTCCACCAGTTTCTTTAGCAACCGGCCAAATTCAATAATCACCGTGTTGTAATCCGTCCAGGGGATGCTGTATTCATAACCATATTCTTCACCCGGTCGGTCTCCTACGGAAATATTTATGGTCTTACAGCCCAGGGCTTTCATCTTGCGCACCTGTTCCTTAACCAATTTAGTCTCCGGTCCGGGATTGGGATTGCCATCAGCAATTACAATCAGCACCTTTGGCACGAAACGCCGACCCTCGGACATTAGTCTTAAGGCAGCATATTTTAAAGCACTGCCCTCGGGGGTGGTACCTTCGGCCACGGACATCCCAATGCGGGCCTTATTGGTCAGGTGGGGGGAATATAATTCCATCAGGTTTACTGCTCCCTTAAGATTAAAGCCAAAGACCCAGGTTTTGACCGAGTCCACCGGCTCCAGGGCTTCCACAAACAAAGCCGCCAGGTTACGGGCCAGCTCTACCCGGGATATCCCTTCCCCCGCCGGGTAAACCATTGACGCACTGCTGTCAATTAAAAGAACAATATCTAAATTTCGGGTACGGGTTTCAATAATTTCCGAGCGTTTAAATAATCTATTGGAGTAAGCGGCCTGGTACAGCGCATCTTCATCCAACTCACCGCTGGGTAGGTTATATTGATTAATGACCTGGCGGGTGTTGGCCCAACTCAAGCGGTTTCGCAGGCGAATGACAAAGGGCTTCACCGCTTGGCGGGCTTTGTCATACCGCTCCGCAGCGCCGTCATCGATCACCGGCCGGCGGAAGACCACCATTGGCGGTGGCGGTGGCGGATAATCCGGGTCCAATCCTGCTTCCATCAGTTCGCTCATGTTGGCCACCTGCAGTTGCTCCTGACGCATATTTTGGATCAGATTTTGTAAATCACTGGGAATGTTAGTTTTGTCACGGGAACTGGTGTCAGCCGGATCCGCCTGGTGTTTGCCCCGGTTGTTATAGTCCAGTAACGAACTGGGCAGCGAGTAGGCAATATCATGTTGAATCAAGTTGCCAAATAATTCATCATAGATCTTTTTAGTGACGCTGCGGGTATTTAATTTTTCCAAGCGGCCCGGGTTGTCAATATAAATAATTTGTTTTAACATATCGGCCACATGATTAACCCGAGGAATTTTGGATTTGTAATCACGGGTTGAACGCATGGCCAGCAGGAACTCTGTGGTCCGTAAGTTTAACTCATTTTCCATCAGGTCTTGACTTGGCTTATGGGCCCACTTGGAAGGCTCCAGATCAAATTCGTAACGGCGGTACTTCCAAAAGTAGCCGGCATAGCCCGGATAATACAAAGAGGTTAAATGTTCTACATAGGTATCCTCTACCACATTACGAATAACCGCCATGAAGGGGTTACCGGGCATCTCAGTGTAGTATTCCGGTGAACTAAACTGGGCATGGGCTGCCTCATGCAAAGCCATACCGGTTAGCACATCCACAATGTCGGCCATTAGAAAACCCGGCGGCGGGTCCATCAAAGGTTCCGCACTGAGGGCAATTTGCTTGGCGGCAAAGTCTGTCCGTACATCTTTGGAGCTAAAATTAACGGTAAATTTATTGCGTCCGTGAACAATATCCACTACCCTGGCCACCGCCCCCAGAATTGCCGTCATGGCCATGGCCTGGGCATCAATATCTTCGGCGGACAGCAGTTTATGGCTAAATAAGGCGTAATTATGGCTGGCGGAACTTTTATTACTGTCCAACCCTCGGCCCGTTAGCCAAAAGTCAGAAAGGCTTTTATATTTCCATGCGTCAGTTTGGGATTGCATTGCCACTCTCTCACCTCCGGGGTGCATACAAGCTGCTCATCTATTATGAAAGGTTAGGCCAGCCTGACCATGTTGCATAATTATTTTAAATAAGCCTGGATTACCTGCAGCACGGTGGTTTGCTCGCTGTCCACCCCGCCCTCCGGGGAGAAGCGGTTAACAAAGGTATATTTAAGGGCTGTCTTCAGGGGTTGGCCGCGCTTAATCAGGGCGGTGGCGGAAATGGCCGGGCGGAAACCGGTGGGCCGGCTTAAGCTTTCCTCATGATACAGGCTGTTTAACTTATGGGTAATTCTGGCCAGCAGCAGAGCCTGATCACGGCTGGCGCCGTATACCTCTTCCAGCAGCCCAGCCATCACTTCCACCGGAGGCAGCTCCAGTTGTATGGTTTCAAAGCGGTCTTCCACTGCGGTATCCTCCATGAACGTCCCGGTATGGCTGCGACCGCGGTTTTCGGTGGCAATAAAGATGCACCGGGGGTGAACGGTAATGTACTGCTTGGTTTCTTCAATAAACACTTCCCGGTTATGGTCCAATATTGTATAAATAGAGTTGTGGATGTCCGGGGTAACCCGGTTAAACTCGTCCAGGGCCACAATACCAGGCCGTTGGATGGCGTCTACAAATTCCGATTGAATAAATACCGTTTGGCCGCCGATGAATTCCCAGTGGCCAAACCAATCCCTGGGGGTACGGATGGCACCAACGTTAACTCTATGGAAGGGTAACCCGTGGGCCTGGGCCAACCTTTTGGTCAGTTCGGTTTTACCGGTACCGGGATCCCCGGTTAACATCACATTTATGCCTGAAAACATTAAGTCCTGTATAATTGATAACTTCTCCGGATCTACCCAGAAATCCGGCAAACTTTCAACGTTAATGCCCCATTTACCCTTTGCTGTCTCCATTTCATGTCAACCTCCAAATCTTTAATAATAAGCCTATTCTACTTCATCTTAGACATACCCTGCCCCGTAAGAAAAATGCAAGAAAATGGTTGAAAAACAGGATTTTAGTCTTTGTTGGCGAATTGGAAAGGGTGAACCGGGGAGGTGCATTTTTTAGATATAAATATTTTAAACAGAGAATAATAACCAAAGGACTATTGTTTAAAGGAAAAGCTTTATTAGGAGGAATCAATTAATGGCTGAGCAATCCAAATTAGATGTAATTAAAGAATATGGCGGAACTGCTTATGGCCCTGAATACGGTGCCTGGGCAGACCTGCAATATGAGGATGAAAACGGCAATGATATGACCCGCACCACCATGATGCTGGTAAACCCTGTCTGGACCGAGCCACTGGAAAAGGCTGATGGGGAATATTTTACCAACTGGGCCTATGACCCCGAGTTGGACATGTATTTTCTGTTAATCAAGTGGCAAAATGGAGTACGGTTACCCATTGCCTTTAAAAAAGATGAGGGCGGTAAAATGCTCTTTGACAATTACGTGAAAATTCCCTTTGACGTGATGGTGTCTAATAAGAAGATGTCCGGTAACATCGAGCAGGATGATACCTTAAGAATGAGAGTACTGTGGGATGTCAAGTTCAGCAAAGCCAAAAATGCCAATTGGCCGGAGGATTAATAATCGAGTAGAGTAACGCCGTAGTATTTGCTACGGCGTTAGTTCTCTCACGAAACCGTACGTACGGGCCTCGTATACGGCTCTTAATAAACCTAAGTGGCGGAATTTCGCCATCTTCTCATAGAGATTTTCAAGAATTCCCCTCTATAGCCACGCCTTCGCTTTTTTATAAATTAAGGATCTCTCCATTTTCAAAAAGGTAAATTACCCGCTCCTTAACTCGGCGGCCTAGAATATCCTCCACCGCCCGGGTGTAGAGGTTCATTTGTCCCCGGTAACGATCAACCGGCGACTGCTGGCCCGGCCACACTTTATCCGACTTATAGTCAATCAGCAACAAACCATCCCCCTCGTCCACCAGGCAGTCAATAACCCCCTGTACTAGCACCAGCTCATCTCTACCCGCCTGGGAAGATAAATCAGGATAAACCTCTATGGCCGGCAGAGTTAAACTAAAGGGCAATTCCCGCTTTACTTTGGGTGCTTGCAGCACCCGCCGACCAATGGGACTGGTAAAGAATTTGATAATCAGTCGGGGGTCAATGACCGCGGCCTGCTCCGGAGTTAATATTTCTTTCTGGATGAGCTGCTGCAGCAAACTATCAATCTTTTCTTCATCGGGCACACCGTCCAGGGGGATGTGCTGCATCACCAGGTGGATGGCCGAGCCCCTTTCGGCGGCGGTTAATCCCTGGTGCTGCTGCAAAAAGCGGGGCCGGGTGGTGAGCACAGGCCGGTGGAACTCATTATCTTCCTCCTGGTTGGCCTCTAAATCAAACCGGCGTTTAATTTCTGTAACCGCTACTTTGGCCGGCCTGGCGGTAACCTCAGACCAGGGATAACGCCAGCCTAGCCGCCGGTCAATCTCAGTCAAATAACCGTTGTCCGCCAGCGGCTCCATTTTTCGCACGTGCGCCAGCCACTCGCTGTAGGCATCCTGGCCTGCCACCGCCTTGCCCTGCATGTCAGCCATATTAACCACCTGCACCGACCAGGATGAAGCATCCGTGGCCACTTGCTGAACCGGCTCAGCCTCACAGCCGGCCAGTTTCAACAGTTCCCGGCCCGCCCGGTGCCGGGCCACCGCCGGACATAACCAGTCCAGACAGGTTTTGGCACTTAGCAGGTCACCATCCGGCAGGGGCCAGTTCGGGTGATTAACCGGACCGCACCACTTCTCCAGCGATTTGGCTAAATCCCGTACCGAGCCTACCAGAATTAATTTTTCCCTGGCCCGGGTTAAAGCCACATAAAGTACCCGCATTTCTTCCGCCACCGATTCCCTTTTAATCCGCTGCCTGATCAAAAGCTTGGGCAGACTGGGATAGGAAACCCTGGCAGCCAGATCAATAATTTGTGGGCCTACACCCATTTCTTTATGCATTAGCATATCCTTGGTTAAATCCCGCAGATTAAACTGCTTGCCCAACCCGGCCACAAAAACCACCGGAAACTCCAAGCCTTTACTTTTATGGATACTCATGATGCGCACCACATCTTCGTTCTCACTTAAGGACCTGGCTGAGCCTAGATCACTACCGGTATCCCGCAGTCGCTCCACAAAGCGGAGAAAACGGAATAAGCCCCGCAGGGAAGTACCTTCATATTGTTTGGCCCGGTGGTAAAGCACCCTTAAATTGGCCTGCCGCTGGGTACCACCCACCATCCCCCCCACATAATCGTAGTAACCGGTTTCCCGGTATAGGGTCCAGATTAAATCAGCCAGGGGACCCCGCCGGGCCTGGGTACGCCAGCG from Desulfotomaculum nigrificans DSM 574 harbors:
- a CDS encoding vWA domain-containing protein; its protein translation is MQSQTDAWKYKSLSDFWLTGRGLDSNKSSASHNYALFSHKLLSAEDIDAQAMAMTAILGAVARVVDIVHGRNKFTVNFSSKDVRTDFAAKQIALSAEPLMDPPPGFLMADIVDVLTGMALHEAAHAQFSSPEYYTEMPGNPFMAVIRNVVEDTYVEHLTSLYYPGYAGYFWKYRRYEFDLEPSKWAHKPSQDLMENELNLRTTEFLLAMRSTRDYKSKIPRVNHVADMLKQIIYIDNPGRLEKLNTRSVTKKIYDELFGNLIQHDIAYSLPSSLLDYNNRGKHQADPADTSSRDKTNIPSDLQNLIQNMRQEQLQVANMSELMEAGLDPDYPPPPPPMVVFRRPVIDDGAAERYDKARQAVKPFVIRLRNRLSWANTRQVINQYNLPSGELDEDALYQAAYSNRLFKRSEIIETRTRNLDIVLLIDSSASMVYPAGEGISRVELARNLAALFVEALEPVDSVKTWVFGFNLKGAVNLMELYSPHLTNKARIGMSVAEGTTPEGSALKYAALRLMSEGRRFVPKVLIVIADGNPNPGPETKLVKEQVRKMKALGCKTINISVGDRPGEEYGYEYSIPWTDYNTVIIEFGRLLKKLVEEREN
- a CDS encoding AAA family ATPase, coding for METAKGKWGINVESLPDFWVDPEKLSIIQDLMFSGINVMLTGDPGTGKTELTKRLAQAHGLPFHRVNVGAIRTPRDWFGHWEFIGGQTVFIQSEFVDAIQRPGIVALDEFNRVTPDIHNSIYTILDHNREVFIEETKQYITVHPRCIFIATENRGRSHTGTFMEDTAVEDRFETIQLELPPVEVMAGLLEEVYGASRDQALLLARITHKLNSLYHEESLSRPTGFRPAISATALIKRGQPLKTALKYTFVNRFSPEGGVDSEQTTVLQVIQAYLK